TTCCAAGGCGGTTTCAGATATGATTTCCGGAGAGGCGTCTTTTTGAATCAGTTCGGGCATGATACGTTCTCCGGCAATTAAATTGACCAGTCCAATATGCGCCACATCTATCAGCGCCCGGCCCAGCCAATAACTAACGGGAGAAACCGTATAGACAATGATCATGGGGATACCACAGATGGCGGTCTCAAGCGTTACGGTTCCCGAGGCGACAATGGCCAAATCGCAGCGTGGCAACAGATCACAGACGGCTTGGTTGGTGACTTCGACGGTGTTGACCGGATGTCGCGCCATGATATCGTCAATCATGAGAGGGTCGATAGAGGATGCACAGGAGACCAGCAGGCGTAGCGATGGAATATTTTTCTGTAAGCGCCTCGCAGACTCGAGCATGATCGGCAAAAGTGTGGCGACTTCCCGATCCCGCGATCCGGCAAGCAGGGCAACGACCGGAGAGGGACCTGGCGGTGCACAGTTCCGCACCGGCACGCGTCCGGTGGGTGAATCCATGAGCGGGTGCCCTACGAATGTCACCGGCACGTCATGCTGCTGATAAAAGGACGCTTCAAAGGGTAGAATAACCGCCATATGGTCGACGCGCGCCTTGATTTTTTTGACCCGACCCGCACGCCAGGCCCAGATTTGAGGGCTGATGTAATAGAGAACTGGAATTTCCAGTTTTTTGGCTACTGCGGCCAGATGCAAATTAAAGTCGGGGAAGTCGATCAGAATCAGCAGATTCGGTCTCAAACCGGCCAGCAGCTTCTTCAATCGCGACATGGATTTGAGCACTTGCGGTGCTTTGGATAATGCCTCCGTGATACCGACGACCGCCACCTCGCGCGCATCGATGAGTACCCTGGCGCCGGCATCGCGCATGCGCGGTCCACCCATGCCGCAAACGAAGACCGGGCCGCAATATGATTGCATCGCCTGGATCAGGTGGGCGCCGTGGGCATCCCCGGATGCTTCGCCGGCAACCATTACCACCGTTTTTGTTTGTTCTGGGCTGGGCATTTGAAAGATTACTTTACAAGCTGATCACGGGTGCGATGAATCTGATCCATAATGCTCAGAGCGATCTTCAGCGCGTCGCGACCCATTTGGCCGGTCACTTCCGGCGTCTGTCGATGGATTACCGACTTCACAAACGATTTCAGTTCATCTTCCAATGCATCGGCCTGGGTAAAACAACGTTGATCGATGGTCATTCCGGGAATGATGCTGTCACTTTTGCGACCATCCGGGTGAATGATGGTGATTTCGCGTTTCGAAAAATCGACGGAGACATAGGCATTTTTCTGAAACATCCTGATTTTACGCTCATTTTTCATTGAAATGCGACTGGCTGTCACGTTCGCCACGCAACCGTTTTCAAACTCCAGGCGTGCATTGGCAATGTCTGCATTGTCTGAGATCACCGGGACACCGGCCGCATAGATGTTCTTAATCTTGGAAGGAACGAAATTAAGGATGATGTCTATATCGTGGATCATCAAATCCAGCACCACGCTGACATCCAACCCACGTTCTTTGAAGATGCTCAACCGGTGCGACTCGATAAAACGGGGGCTGTCGACGACGCCCCGCAGTGCCATCACTGCCGGGTTGTAACGCTCAAGATGACCCACCTGAATGATGCATCCCTTCTGTTCGGCTATTTGAATCAACTCTTCCGCTTGGTCCAGAGTGGTGGTCATCGGCTTTTCGATGAGCACATCCACATGATGATTCAAAAAATCCCGGCTGATCTGGTAGTGATATTCCGTTGGCACGGCGATGCTGACCGCATCCAGGCGGTCGATCAAGTCTTTATGGTCGTAAAATGCCTGGGTATCAAATTTGCGGGCGATTTCATCAGCTTGTTCGCGCCGTTGATCTACGACCCCCACCAATTCCACATCCGGCATACGGGCATATTTTTCGGCATGGAATTTCCCCAAGTATCCGACGCCCACCACACCCACGCGAAGCTTTGCACCATCGAGGGGCCGCTTTCCCGATAAATCAGTCGTCATAGGCACTTCCATTCATGCAGATATAAACGGGTCATGTTGTCATCAAGACAATCAACTACCATTCTCATGGGCATGACCATTTCTAATGTCATCATCGTTGAGGGCGATGATGGTCATGCCATATCGATCTGCTGTTCGAATCATCGTCTCCCGGTCGAAGACCACGGCTTTTCCGGATTCGATCGCCAGAGTCCTGATCTTCGCCTGCTGCATGGTCTCGATGGTATTCAAGCCTACCGCCGGGATGTCGAAGCGGGTGTCCTGGTTAGGCTTACAGACTTTTACGACGACCGCCTGGCCCTTGGATAGTGCACCACCGCGGGCGATGGCCGCGTCCGTACCTTCGATCGCTTCCACTGCCAGAACGGTGCCGCCGCCAGTCACCACGCACTGTCCGATATCCAGGCGTCCGATCTCTTTGGCAATTTCCCACCCCAGACGAATGTCCTCGGTTTCCGTGCGCGACGGCTTTCGTCGTGTCCAATTACCTGCCGGTGCCAATAGTTCGGGCAGTAAAAAGGTCGAAGCCTGAATTTGAACGCCTTCACTGGCCAACAGTTCAGCAAAGGCCCTCAAGATGGCATCATCGTGGGTGTGCCGCATGGTGGCAAGCAGGGCCACCGCCTTGATGTCCGGCCTCACATTGGTGAACATCTTGGTTTTGGTAACCCCACCGAGCATCACAGCGTCTTTAATGTCATTGCTTCGGAAAAATTTGATGATTTTTTTGATCTGGCCCAGATAGAGCCACTCCAAGGCAACGACATGCTCGACCAGGGTCGGATCGGTTTCGCCCTGATACGCCACGGCATACACCTCCAACCCCTTCTGGCGTGCCGTTTGGGCAAAGAGCAGGGGGAACTGACCGTTCCCGGCGATCAGGCCTATTTTTTTGGGCATATGTGTGTCTCGATCAGGGTATCTACCGAGTGATGCCGCGCTCCGACGCCTTGATGAACGCGATGAGTGTTTTTATCTCAGGCACCGGTTCCACTTCTGCCTCCACCCGCTCGATGGCTTCGTTCAATGTCAGGCCGAAACGAAAGATCAGCCGGTAGGCCTTTTTAAGTTGAGCCACCGCCGACGGAGAAAAGCCGTGGCGTTGCAGTCCGACCTTGTTCAACCCATGGAGGGTGGCCCGGTCGCCGGAAGCGATCACGTAGGGCGGGATATCCTTCACCACTGCGGATTTGCCGCCGATATAGGCATGTTCGCCCACGCGAACGAACTGATGGATGGCCACCAATCCTCCCAGGATCGCATGGTCGCCTACGGCAATGTGGCCGGCAAGAGTGGCATTGTTGGACATGATGACATTGTTGCCCACCTTGCAGTCGTGGGCAATATGGGCATAATTCATGATCAGGCAATTGTTGCCCACCAGGGTCAGGCCGCCGCCTTCGGCCGTTCCTCGATGAATGGTGACAAACTCGCGAATCATGCAGTTATCACCAATCTTGACCCACGTCTCTTCGTTCTTGAATTTGACCGCCTGTGGCTGGGCTCCAAGGGCGGCAAATTGAAATATTTTGCAGTTGGCACCTATTTCCACGTAGGGGTCGATGACCACGTGGGACATGATCTGGGTGCCGGGCCCGATGCTGACATTTTCTCCGATGATGGCATAGGGCCCCACAGACACACCATCACCGATATGGGCTTTGTCGCTGACAATTGCAGTTGGATGAATCATGGTTTATTCCTCGAATGTTGCCATTAGCTCGGCTTCGGCCGCAACTTGATCGTCGACCTTGGCGATACCTGCCAATTTGATGACCTTGGCCCGCAGTTTGATGATTTCCACTTCAAGAATGAGTTGATCACCGGGAACGACCGGTTTTCTGAATTTAACTTTATCCAGCCCCATGAAATACATCAGTGTTCTTTCAGACCTTTTTTCCCGGTTGGCCATGAATAGTACGCCACCGGCTTGGGCCAAGGCCTCGACAATGAGAACGCCCGGCATGATGGGCGTTTCGGGAAAATGGCCTTGAAAGAACGGTTCGTTGAAGGTCACATTTTTCAGCGCCTTGATTTTCTGTCCGGGAATGCATTCCAAAACGCGGTCAACCAAAAGAAAAGGGTATCGATGGGGCAGGAAGCTCAGTATTTTTCTGATATCTATCGATGTATCCATTTTTCGATTCCTTTGATAGTTTCGGCGCCAGCCCCTCTGGTACGGCGCCGAAAAAAGTCCTATTCAGTAATGGACGCCTCTTTTTCCAATCTTGCGATCCGTTTTTCCATCTGTTTCATTTGCTTATACAGGTCCGGCAAATTGGGTATGACGTGCTGCACTCGCAACCATGTACGGTGGGGGATTGCATTGATGCCACCGGAGACGACTTGATGGTCGCCTATGTTATGGCCGACGCCTGTTTGAGGCCCGACGATCGCGCCGTTTCCAATGGAGATATGGTCTGCAATGCCCGCTTGCCCCGCCAGAATGGCGTGATGCCCAATGGTGGTGCTGCCGGAAATTCCCACTTGCGCCACGAGAATGGCGTGTTCGCCCACGACCACGTTGTGGGCAATGTGGACCTGATTGTCCGTTTTGACCCCTTGCTGTATCCAGGTTTTGCCGAAAGTGGCCCGGTCGATGGTATTGGCGGCACCAATTTCGACATCGTCGTCGATTTGCACGATGCCGGTTTGGGGCATTTTTAAATGCCTGCCGGCCTCTTGAACAAAGCCGAATCCATCGCTGCCGATCACACTGCCGGCATGAACGATCACACGACGGCCAACACGGCAACGTTCCAGGATCGACACATGTGGATAGATGATGCTTTCTGGACCGATGGAGACATTGTCGCCGATGAACACCAGCGGGTGGAGGATGACCCCGTCGCCGAGCACGACATTTAGTCCGACAACGGTTCCTGCCCCTATGCAGACGTCTTCGCCGAGCTGGCAATTGTCGCCGATCACAGCCGACGGGTGAATGCCCGGATCCGGCTTCGGCATGGGATGAAATTGGGCCAGCACCTTTACAAAGGCGAGCTTTGGATTGTCCACTTGAATCATGGAGACGCCCGCCTCGGTCACATGCGATGGTACGATCACCGCCGACGCTTTGGTTTGATCCAATTTTTTAAGGCTGGCGCCCTTTTCGGCGAAAGTGATATCTCCCGCTTGTGCTTGGTCGATGGGGCCTGCACCCGATATCACACAGTCAGGGTCACCCAAAAGGTGGCCGTCTACCAGCTGTGCAATTTCATTCAGGGTCATTTGCATCGCACACTATCCTTTGGGGCCTTGATTCTGCTTGCCCCGTTTGGCGTATTGTTCATTATACAGCTTGATGATGGTGTCGGTGATGTCCAGATTGCCCGGTGCGTAGACCACGCTGATATCCTCAAGAATCAAAAGATAGCCCTCCTTCTTGCCATAGGATTGGATCAGCTGGAGAACTTCCTGACGCACTTCGTTGACCAACCGGACCTGCATCTCTTGAATTTTTCTGTCATATTTTATCTTCAGAGCTTTGACATCGGCAATCTTCCGATCCAGTTCCCACTTGAGTTCCTCGCGTGCCTCTTTACTCATGATGCCCGAGTCTTTTTCGAGCCTTCCCTCCATAGTCTTGATTTCTTCACCCTTTTGCTTGAGATCCTGCTCCATGCGCTGCCCCTCGGTATTGACGAGGTCTTTTACCGCCTTGCCACCCGTGGAGTTTTCGAAAATGGTTTGAAAGTTGATCGTTCCTATTTTAGCCACATCCGCACAGAATCCGGTCGTTACGACCGCAGTCAAAAGAAACGCAAACATCGTCAGGGTTGCACCCACTGTCTTTCGAATTCGCATGACACCTCCATGGTATGGATGATGACGAATCATCCGTTTTGTGGACGGGCACTCATTAGAATGATGATTAACGAGTGATTCGGCCGATCTCACGGTTCGTTATTAACGCAAATTATCGCCCATGGCAAACGATGGCTGCGACGGGCAATATCTTACGGCATGCGCCGCGTTTAGAAGGACCCTCCCAATGTAAACTCCCAATTGCCACCGGATTCCCCCTCCTCGCGGTCGAGAATCCATCCATATTCCAGCCGAATGGGGGCAAACGGGGAGTTCCAGCGGATACCCACGCCAGCGCTCTGGCGCAGATCCCCCAAGTCTATCCGGTCGTCATAAACATTCCCGGTATCGTAAAAGACCACACCGTTGACCCCGGCTTCGGAAACGATAGGAAAGATGATTTCGAAGTTGAACATGGCCATCTTTTCTCCGCCGATTTCCACCTCCCGGCCGTCGCTGTTAATCTCGGTCAGGTGGACACCCCGGTATCCGAAACCGCGCATGGAATTGATGCCGCCGAGATAAAACTTTTCATAGTCCGGGAGCAGCTTGTCGTCGCTGTTCTCGTGCACGACACCGACCTTGGCATTGGCAAAACCGATGATCGGTTTCCAAATCGGGAAGTACCACGAGGTTTGGCCCACATATTTCGTAAAACCGATGTCGCCGCCCAATCCGGCATATTCCACGGAGACCAGGTGTCTTGAACCTTCGGTGGTATTGAATGCCCGATCGCGAGAATCATAGACCAGGCTGACGTCCGCGCTGCTGGTCAGGTTGGTGCCCTCCAGCTCCTTGATGTTGTCGGAAACCTCCGATCGGTATGCATCCTCTATGCTGATGTCGCTGATGTCCAGGTTGTATCCCCAGTACACATTGGTGTAATCGGCCACCGTGTAGCCGAAGGTCACGCCGCCGCCTTTGCTGTCCCGGTCATATTCATCGTAGTCCTTGTCCTGATTGTAAGCGCGGACAGTTCCCTTCAAAAGCGTATCCATGATGTAAGGTTCAGAAAAGCTCGCCACAAAGTTGGTGGTGCGGGACCCGATCTGCCCGGAAAAACTCATGGCCTGGCCGCGGCCGAGGAAATTGCGTTTGCTGATCGAACCGGTCAAAAAGACGTTCTCCTCGGAGCTGTACCCGGCTCCGAAACTGAAGGTGCCGGTGGGCTTTTCGGTGACATCGATTTTCAGGACCATCTTGTCCTCGGAGCTGCCCTTGATCGTATCGACCTTGATATCTTCGAAATAGTCGAGACGGTAAAGGTTCCGTATGCTTCGCTTGAGCGCCTTGCCGCTGAACAGACCCTGTTCGTGGACGTGCAGTTCACGTCGAATCACCTTGTCCCGGGTGATGGTGTTGCCGTTGATCAGAATCTTTTCGAAGTAGACCTGGGCGCCCATTTTAATATGAAAGACGATATCGGCCGTCAGGGTTTCCTGGTTTTGATCGATAGATGGTGAGACATCGGCATAGGCATATCCGTAATCTGAGTAGAAATCGGTGAGCGCCAGAACATCGCTGCGAACTTTGTCCCGATTGAGGAAAGCTTCCGAAACGATGCCAAGCTGCTGCAACAACTCTTCTTTAGGCACGATGAGATCGCCCGCAATATCCACCTGGCCGACTTTATAGCGCGATCCTTCTTCGATTTTTAGGGTGACTTGGATGCCTTCTTCCCCGATCTCCACCACCGGCTCCCCGACGCGGGCATTGATGTATCCGTTGTTGCTGTAAAAAGCATTTAGCCGGGCCACATCCTGGTCCAGCTTGACGCGGTCGAGGTCGCCGGATGAGGTGAGCCAGTAGAAAAACCCCTTTTCAGAGAGGTCCATCTCTTTTTTGAGCCTTTTTGCCGTGAAGGCCTTGTTTCCCTCGAACACAATAGAAGTGACATACAGCTTGGGGCCTTCGTCGATGATGAATTCAAGGTCGGCCTGGTTGTTGTCCAGGGGGTTGAGCTCATAATCGACTCGAACTTTATGATAATTTTTTTCTTTGTAAAGCGTTTCGATCTGGTCGATGTTGCTGCGGATTTTGAAGATGTTGAGTATCGCGCCGGTGCTGATGGTCAAATTATCGCGGATATCCTCTTCCTCGATGAAGGAGTTGCCCTTGATGTTGATGCGACGGATGGTGGGTTTTTCTTTCACATGAAAAACGATGCGGCGGCGGTCTCCATCCGGCTCGGCTTCGACCCGCACATCATCGAAATATCCCATGGCGTAAATGGCGCGCAAATCTTCCGAAAGCGCTTGCGGTTTGAATACACTATTGGGTCGGGTTTGCAGAACGCGCATGATGGCATCGGCCTCGATGCGTTGCTGCCCCATGACCTTGACTTCGCTGACCAGTTGACGTTCAAACAATTCCATCCCGATCTGGTTGGCGAGATCGTTGGTAATGGTGATGAGGTTTTCGAGGTTCCGACCTTGGGTGAAAAAACGCTTGGGTGTGCTATCCGCTTTAGTGGCCAGTAATTGGGCGTCGATGCTGAAATCGTTTCCGATAAGGGTAAAGCTGCCCCAGATGACCTGATCTGCATCCTGGCCGATGGCAAACTGCCGAACCTGGGCTTGCCCGGCACGAGCGGCCGCTGCGGCCGTTTCCATATCGGAATCTTGCGGCGTAACGGTGATGGCCCCTTCTTTTTCGAGCTGTCGCGCCAGCACGGATGAAATCTGGCTGCTTAAATAGCCGACGTCTCGATCTGCGTTGATATTTAGGGGCATAACCATGACTTTTGGTGTTTTCGATATGCCGTTGGCCGCCATGATAACATCGAGGGGAAAAATCAAGAGAAATGTCAGGAAGGTGACCCAGATGGTTTTCATGGGAGGAATCAGTCGGTTCAATGGCATCGTCGTTTCGCCTGTATCTTCTGGCACTCTTCGCAACGCATGAATATCATAAATAAACGAGCCGGCCATCGGTGATGGTGGCCTGACGTTCCATGACATGGGCCAGTTCCATATTGTGTGTTACGACCACCATGGCCATCCCCATTTCACGGTTCAACTCGAGCAAAAGTTCATGGATCTGTTCACTGTTCTTCTTATCCAGGTTGCCTGTGGGCTCGTCGGCGAACAAAATCGGTGGGTTGAGAACCAATGCCCGCGCCAGGGCAACGCGCTGCTGCTCGCCACCGGAAAGATCGGTCGCCTTGTGGTGAAACCGGCCGGCAAGGCCAACGCGATCCAGAATGGATGCCGCCAACTGCTCGGCGCGCTCTTTATCCATTCCTTGGATCAGCGCAGGCATTAACGTGTTCTCCAAGGCTGAAAATTCGGGAAGGAGATGATGAAATTGGAATACAAACCCCATCGTCTGATTGCGAAAACGTGCCAGTCTATGTTCGTCGAACAGGAACACATCTTCACCCTTAAAATAGAGCTTGCCGCTGTCCGGGTAATCCAATGTCCCTAAAATATGCAACAAGGTCGATTTCCCGATGCCCGATGCACCCACAACCGCCACGGTCTCACTCATACGCAAGGCAAAGTCAAGTCCATCGAGCACCCACAGGTCGGCGTCGCTGCTTCGAAAGCTTTTGCTCAGTCCGATAGCACGCAGAAGCTCCGTCGTGCGTTTTCTGTCTGAGCTGTTTGCGCAAGCGTGGCCACGTGACTGTTCAACCATACCGGATCGCCTCCAGCGGGTTGAGCCGCGATGCCTGGCGGGCAGGGTAAAGGGTGGACAGGAAGCTGATCGTCATGGCGCAAAGCGCCACCAGGGTCACATCCCATGCATTGAGATGCACCGGCAGGGCAGAGATGTAATACACGTCACCGGGGAGACGAACCAGTCCATAGCGGCTTTGCAGATAACAGAGCAGAACGCCTAAAAGAACCCCCGAAACCGTCCCGATCGTTCCGATGAGCATGCCTTGAAAGACAAATATGTGCCTGATGCTTTTGCTCGTGGCGCCCAACGTTCTCAGTATGGCGATATCCTTCACTTTTTCCATCACCATCATCACCAGTGAACTGGTGATACTGAACGTCGCGACCAGTGTGATGAGTGTTAGGGCGATAAACATGGCGGCTTTTTCCAGCTTGAGTGCTGAAAACAGATTCTTGTTGAGCTGGGACCAGTCGCGCAGGCGAAAATCGTTGCCGAGACGGGCGGCAAGTTCCTCGCTGATATTCAGGGACCTGAATACGTCACCCACCCGCACTTCGACGGCACCCACCGCTCCATTGGATTGGTTCAGTGTTTGTGCGTCTTCTAACCTCATAAAGGCCAGGCTTCCATCGTATTCATACATACCGGTTTGGAAAATATCCGCCACAACAAAGCGTTTCATGTATGGGACGAAACCCACCGGCGCTAATTTTCCCCTAGGGGAGACGACGAAAAGGGTATCGCCGCGAATGAGGCCAAGGTTTCGAGCCAGATCCCTTCCCATGATGAGTGGCGGCCATTGGACCCCAGATGGTGAGG
This Desulfatitalea tepidiphila DNA region includes the following protein-coding sequences:
- the fabZ gene encoding 3-hydroxyacyl-ACP dehydratase FabZ, encoding MDTSIDIRKILSFLPHRYPFLLVDRVLECIPGQKIKALKNVTFNEPFFQGHFPETPIMPGVLIVEALAQAGGVLFMANREKRSERTLMYFMGLDKVKFRKPVVPGDQLILEVEIIKLRAKVIKLAGIAKVDDQVAAEAELMATFEE
- a CDS encoding LpxI family protein, which translates into the protein MPKKIGLIAGNGQFPLLFAQTARQKGLEVYAVAYQGETDPTLVEHVVALEWLYLGQIKKIIKFFRSNDIKDAVMLGGVTKTKMFTNVRPDIKAVALLATMRHTHDDAILRAFAELLASEGVQIQASTFLLPELLAPAGNWTRRKPSRTETEDIRLGWEIAKEIGRLDIGQCVVTGGGTVLAVEAIEGTDAAIARGGALSKGQAVVVKVCKPNQDTRFDIPAVGLNTIETMQQAKIRTLAIESGKAVVFDRETMIRTADRYGMTIIALNDDDIRNGHAHENGS
- a CDS encoding ABC transporter ATP-binding protein, which codes for MVEQSRGHACANSSDRKRTTELLRAIGLSKSFRSSDADLWVLDGLDFALRMSETVAVVGASGIGKSTLLHILGTLDYPDSGKLYFKGEDVFLFDEHRLARFRNQTMGFVFQFHHLLPEFSALENTLMPALIQGMDKERAEQLAASILDRVGLAGRFHHKATDLSGGEQQRVALARALVLNPPILFADEPTGNLDKKNSEQIHELLLELNREMGMAMVVVTHNMELAHVMERQATITDGRLVYL
- the bamA gene encoding outer membrane protein assembly factor BamA, with the protein product MPLNRLIPPMKTIWVTFLTFLLIFPLDVIMAANGISKTPKVMVMPLNINADRDVGYLSSQISSVLARQLEKEGAITVTPQDSDMETAAAAARAGQAQVRQFAIGQDADQVIWGSFTLIGNDFSIDAQLLATKADSTPKRFFTQGRNLENLITITNDLANQIGMELFERQLVSEVKVMGQQRIEADAIMRVLQTRPNSVFKPQALSEDLRAIYAMGYFDDVRVEAEPDGDRRRIVFHVKEKPTIRRINIKGNSFIEEEDIRDNLTISTGAILNIFKIRSNIDQIETLYKEKNYHKVRVDYELNPLDNNQADLEFIIDEGPKLYVTSIVFEGNKAFTAKRLKKEMDLSEKGFFYWLTSSGDLDRVKLDQDVARLNAFYSNNGYINARVGEPVVEIGEEGIQVTLKIEEGSRYKVGQVDIAGDLIVPKEELLQQLGIVSEAFLNRDKVRSDVLALTDFYSDYGYAYADVSPSIDQNQETLTADIVFHIKMGAQVYFEKILINGNTITRDKVIRRELHVHEQGLFSGKALKRSIRNLYRLDYFEDIKVDTIKGSSEDKMVLKIDVTEKPTGTFSFGAGYSSEENVFLTGSISKRNFLGRGQAMSFSGQIGSRTTNFVASFSEPYIMDTLLKGTVRAYNQDKDYDEYDRDSKGGGVTFGYTVADYTNVYWGYNLDISDISIEDAYRSEVSDNIKELEGTNLTSSADVSLVYDSRDRAFNTTEGSRHLVSVEYAGLGGDIGFTKYVGQTSWYFPIWKPIIGFANAKVGVVHENSDDKLLPDYEKFYLGGINSMRGFGYRGVHLTEINSDGREVEIGGEKMAMFNFEIIFPIVSEAGVNGVVFYDTGNVYDDRIDLGDLRQSAGVGIRWNSPFAPIRLEYGWILDREEGESGGNWEFTLGGSF
- the lpxA gene encoding acyl-ACP--UDP-N-acetylglucosamine O-acyltransferase is translated as MIHPTAIVSDKAHIGDGVSVGPYAIIGENVSIGPGTQIMSHVVIDPYVEIGANCKIFQFAALGAQPQAVKFKNEETWVKIGDNCMIREFVTIHRGTAEGGGLTLVGNNCLIMNYAHIAHDCKVGNNVIMSNNATLAGHIAVGDHAILGGLVAIHQFVRVGEHAYIGGKSAVVKDIPPYVIASGDRATLHGLNKVGLQRHGFSPSAVAQLKKAYRLIFRFGLTLNEAIERVEAEVEPVPEIKTLIAFIKASERGITR
- a CDS encoding lipoprotein-releasing ABC transporter permease subunit, translated to MRFELFISRRYFKSKPKGTLLSLITLLSIAGVMIGVTALIVVIGVMAGFETDLKTRIMGIEPHIVIDQKEGPIHDYAQIVAMARQVPGVEAVWPLEELQVMLKSETRVAIAVIKGVDPAAAGDGLRLAQLKALLSQSHPETSSPSGVQWPPLIMGRDLARNLGLIRGDTLFVVSPRGKLAPVGFVPYMKRFVVADIFQTGMYEYDGSLAFMRLEDAQTLNQSNGAVGAVEVRVGDVFRSLNISEELAARLGNDFRLRDWSQLNKNLFSALKLEKAAMFIALTLITLVATFSITSSLVMMVMEKVKDIAILRTLGATSKSIRHIFVFQGMLIGTIGTVSGVLLGVLLCYLQSRYGLVRLPGDVYYISALPVHLNAWDVTLVALCAMTISFLSTLYPARQASRLNPLEAIRYG
- the lpxB gene encoding lipid-A-disaccharide synthase — encoded protein: MPSPEQTKTVVMVAGEASGDAHGAHLIQAMQSYCGPVFVCGMGGPRMRDAGARVLIDAREVAVVGITEALSKAPQVLKSMSRLKKLLAGLRPNLLILIDFPDFNLHLAAVAKKLEIPVLYYISPQIWAWRAGRVKKIKARVDHMAVILPFEASFYQQHDVPVTFVGHPLMDSPTGRVPVRNCAPPGPSPVVALLAGSRDREVATLLPIMLESARRLQKNIPSLRLLVSCASSIDPLMIDDIMARHPVNTVEVTNQAVCDLLPRCDLAIVASGTVTLETAICGIPMIIVYTVSPVSYWLGRALIDVAHIGLVNLIAGERIMPELIQKDASPEIISETALEILSDPHRYMQMCEALLSVRQKLGAPGASHQVAQIAKALMDDRDAF
- a CDS encoding OmpH family outer membrane protein, with amino-acid sequence MRIRKTVGATLTMFAFLLTAVVTTGFCADVAKIGTINFQTIFENSTGGKAVKDLVNTEGQRMEQDLKQKGEEIKTMEGRLEKDSGIMSKEAREELKWELDRKIADVKALKIKYDRKIQEMQVRLVNEVRQEVLQLIQSYGKKEGYLLILEDISVVYAPGNLDITDTIIKLYNEQYAKRGKQNQGPKG
- a CDS encoding Gfo/Idh/MocA family protein, whose amino-acid sequence is MTTDLSGKRPLDGAKLRVGVVGVGYLGKFHAEKYARMPDVELVGVVDQRREQADEIARKFDTQAFYDHKDLIDRLDAVSIAVPTEYHYQISRDFLNHHVDVLIEKPMTTTLDQAEELIQIAEQKGCIIQVGHLERYNPAVMALRGVVDSPRFIESHRLSIFKERGLDVSVVLDLMIHDIDIILNFVPSKIKNIYAAGVPVISDNADIANARLEFENGCVANVTASRISMKNERKIRMFQKNAYVSVDFSKREITIIHPDGRKSDSIIPGMTIDQRCFTQADALEDELKSFVKSVIHRQTPEVTGQMGRDALKIALSIMDQIHRTRDQLVK
- the lpxD gene encoding UDP-3-O-(3-hydroxymyristoyl)glucosamine N-acyltransferase — encoded protein: MQMTLNEIAQLVDGHLLGDPDCVISGAGPIDQAQAGDITFAEKGASLKKLDQTKASAVIVPSHVTEAGVSMIQVDNPKLAFVKVLAQFHPMPKPDPGIHPSAVIGDNCQLGEDVCIGAGTVVGLNVVLGDGVILHPLVFIGDNVSIGPESIIYPHVSILERCRVGRRVIVHAGSVIGSDGFGFVQEAGRHLKMPQTGIVQIDDDVEIGAANTIDRATFGKTWIQQGVKTDNQVHIAHNVVVGEHAILVAQVGISGSTTIGHHAILAGQAGIADHISIGNGAIVGPQTGVGHNIGDHQVVSGGINAIPHRTWLRVQHVIPNLPDLYKQMKQMEKRIARLEKEASITE